The sequence TGCGAGCGCTGGATGGTCGCCCGCCCGGAGGTGGATCTGCTGTCGACACGGCAGCGTATCCACGGCGGCGACGACGACTGACCGGACGACGGACCGAACCAACCGAGTGAAGAGAGAAGAACACGATGACCGACACCGCGCGGGCGCGAAAGCTGGCGGACCGCATCCGGGTCGTGGTCGCGGAGACCCTTCAGCGGCGGATCAAGGACCCGCGGCTGGGGTATGTGACGATCACCGACACCCGGGTCACCGGTGACCTGCGGGAGGCGACGGTCTTCTACACGGTCTACGGGGACGACGAGGAGCGCGCCGCCTCCGCCGCCGCCCTGGAGAGCGCCAAGGGCGTGCTGCGCTCCGAGGTCGGCCGGCAGACAGGGGTGCGGTTCACCCCGAGCCTGGCGTTCGTCGCCGACGCGCTGCCCGACAACGCCCGCACCATCGACGACCTGCTGGCCAAGGCCCGCGCGGCCGACGAAGAGGTGCGCAAGACCGCCACCGACGCCCAGTACGCCGGCGAGGCGGACCCGTACCGCAAGCCGGCCGAGGACGACGACCTCGACGACGAGGCCGGCACCGAGGGCGCGGAAGCCGCTTCGGACGACGACGGCCCGGCCACCGCGGCCGGCGACGAGGACGGTCGCACCCAGGCATGAGTCCCAGGAAGGAAGGCCCGTCGGGCTTGGTCGTCGTCGACAAGCCCGGCGGGCTCACCTCGCACGGCGTGGTGTCCCGGATGCGCCGGCTGGCCGGCACCCGGCGGGTCGGCCACGCGGGCACCCTCGACCCGATGGCGACCGGTGTGCTGGTGATCGGCGTGGAGCGCGCCACCCGGCTGCTCGGCCATCTCGCGCTCACCGAGAAGGAGTACGCCGCCACCATCCGGCTCGGCCAGTCCACGGTCACCGACGACGCCGAGGGCGACGTCACGTCCGAGGCGTCCGCCGCCGAGGTGACCCGGGCGGCCGTGGACGCGGGGGTCGCCGCGCTCACCGGGGCGATCCTCCAGGTGCCGTCCAAGGTCAGCGCCATCAAGGTCAACGGGGTGCGGTCCTACACCCGGGTGCGCGAGGGCGAGGAGTTCGAGCTGGCCGCCCGGCCGGTGACGGTCAGCGCCTTCACCGTGCGGGAGATGCGGGTGCCCGACGGCGCGCCCGGCCTGCTGGACCTCGACGTCACCGTGACCTGCTCCTCCGGCACGTACATCCGCGCGCTCGCCCGCGACCTGGGCGCCGGCCTCGGTGTCGGCGGCCACCTCACGGCGCTGCGCCGCACCCGGGTGGGGCCGTACGACCTGACGGGGGCGCGCACGCTGGAGCAGCTGGAGGAGTCCTTCGAGGTGCTGCCGATCGAGCGGGCCGCGGCAGCCGCCTTCCCCCGCTGGGACGTCGACGCCGACCAGGCCCGGCTGCTCGGCAACGGGGTCAGGATCGGCACTCCGGCGCTCGGCTCCGGCACTCACGCGGCCTTCGGGCCCGACGGCCGGTTCCTCGCGCTGGTCGAGGAGCAGCAGGGCCACGCGAAGATCGTGGCGGGCTTCGCGCAGTAGCCGGCAGGTGCGGGCGGGTACGGGGATGTCTTCCCGTACGTCTGACCTGCCGTGCGCGGGGAGGTCCCGGCCGTACGCCTGCTCTGCCGTGCGCGGGGAGGTTCCGCCGTACGTCTGCCCTGCCGTGCGACGGGACCGCCTGTCCCCTTGGCGGCCCCGCCCCACGACCCCCTCCAACCCCCCTGAGCTGTCCTTGTCCATCCGAGCCCCCGAAATCACCCGGATGGCCGGGCGCTCGGAGTGAACGGAGGGTCGCACGGGGGGCGCGTTCGTCCGGCGATCTTGGCGCCGGATCTTCCGCCACCTACCGTCGATAGCGGGACGAAACGGGGCGCAGGGGGGCGCGGGCGGAGTGGGGGAGAGCCGGTCATGGCAGCGGTGCGCAGTGGTGGCAGGACCCGGGCGTGGGCCGGGTGGGCCGGGCATACCGGCGAACAGGCCGGCGGACGAACCGGCGCGCAGGACGGCGCGGGCGGCGCCGGCGGTGGCGCGGGCGCGCTGATCCGGGTCTGCGACCTGGCCGGACGGACGCGCGGCACCGGCTTCCTCGCCGACCGCGACGGCACGCTGATCACCAGTCACGAGGCGGTCGACGGCCTCGCGCGACTGGTGCTGCACGCCCCCGGCGAGCAGGTGTGCCTGGTCGAGGCCGAGGCGGTCACCCCGCTGCCCGGGTGCGGGCTCGCGCTGGTCGCCACCGAGGGCCTCGACGTACGCCCCCTGCCGATCGCGCCCGCGGGTCCCGGGCATCCCGAGCGGCGGGCCGTGCTGCGGCTGCCGCAGGCGGCCGCGGCGACCGTGCTGGGCACCACCGCGGTCACGTACACCGCCACCGACCGCTTCCATCTGATCGAGGGGGTCTACGAGTTGGCGCTCGACGGCGCCGACCTGGCCGAGGCGGGCCCGCAGGCGTCCGGGACCCCGGTGGTCGACGCGGCGACCGGCGCCGTCCTCGCGGTGGTGGTGACCGCCCTGCACGCCGGGCACCGCGCCGGTGGTTTCGCGGTGCCGCTGCACGCCGCGTCCCCGCCCGCTCCGCTGGCCGAACTGGTCGCCCGGGCCGCCGCGACCGTGCCGGCGTACGGCCCGCACCTGAACCTCGCGGGCGCCCTGCACCTGGCCGACACCAGCGTCGGCTCGGCCGGCAGCGCCCCGGAACCCTGGCGCGACCCGGTGGCCAGACCCCGGATCGCCGCCGCGCTCGACGACTTCCTCGGCCGCCGCGGCGAGGCCGCCCCGCTCGCCCTCGGCCTGGTCGGCGAGCCCGGCACCGGCCGCAGCACCGAACTCGCCGCGCTGGCCGCCCGCCGCCACGAAGCCGCCCACCCGGCCCCGACGGTCTGGCTGCGCGGTGCGGAACTGCGCCCGGGCGACGGCAGCGTCAAGGACGCCGTGGAACGCGCGTTGCGCACCGCCGCCCGGGTGGTCAGCGCGGCCGGCCACGCCCCCGGCGAGTCGCAGTACGCCCCGCTCGCGTACGGCATGGCCGACGCCACCGAGGACGTCGCCGTCCTCGCCCACGCCGCCGGCCGCCCCCTGGTCGTCCTGCTGGACGCACCCGAGGAGATGCCGCCCGTCCTCGCCCACGAAATCGCCGGGTGGGCCGCCGCCACCGCCGGCTGGCTGCGGATCAGCCGGGCCCGGCTGGTGGTGGCGTGCCGCCCGGAGTTCTGGGAGCAGGCCGGCGCGATGCTGCCCGCCGAGCTGCTGTACGTGCCGGGGGCGCGCGGGGGCGAGGGCACGGAAACCGAACCCGGCGCGCCCGTACGGCCGTTGCCGCCTTGCGTGCGGCTGGGGGACCTGGCCGGGACGGAGGCGGCCGAGGCCCGCGAGCGGCACGGCCTGCCCGACGCCGCCCTGCGCCCCCGGGACGCCGGGCACCCGCTCACGCTGCGGCTGCTGTCCCAGGTGCGGGCCGCGCTCGGCGAACTCGCCGAGGAGGGGCCGCCGCCGAGCCGCGCGGAGGTGTTCGCCGCGTACCTGGACGCGGCGTGCCTGCGGATCGCGGTGCGGCTGGGCGCCGCGACACCGACCTCGCCGCCGGTACGCGGCCGGGGGCTGCGCCGGCTGGCCGCCCGGGTGGCCGGGCAGGCCCACGAAGCGGCCCGGCGCTGCCTGGGCCCGGGGCAGGGGGAGCTGGACCGGGAGGCGTTCGAGGAACTGTTCCCGTGGCGTACGGGATGGGCGTCCGCGGTGCTCGCCGAGGGCCTGCTGGTGCCGGCCGGAGCGGGATACCGCTTCGCACACGAGGAGTTCGGCGACTGGGTCCAGTCCCTCCACCTGGATCTGGCGACGGCCCTGAACGCCCTGGTGCACCGCTGGTCGCCGTCCGCCGGGCACCCCGTGCCGCCGCTCGTGCCCGGAGACGCGCCGGTGCGGCTCCCGTCGCGGGCGGGTGGGCGGTCCGCCGGGGCCGGCCGCGGCTCGGGGGCCGGCGGGGCGTACGGCCGGTCGGTGCCGGTGCCGCCGGTGCCGCCCGCGCCGCCGGTCGGCCCCTCCGGCCGCCCCCGCTCGCTGCCCGTGCCGAGGCACCGTGCCGGGCCGGTGGTGGGCGCGCTGCTGCTCGCGGCGCCGGAGTCGCGCGCGGCGTATCTCGGGGCGCTGGTCGAGGTGCTGGACGACGGGCGGCCCGGGTGGCCGGGACCTGCTCGCCCGCCGGTGCGGCCGGTGGGCCCGCCGGCCGCTGCCGCGACCGCGGCCTGGGGCCGCCATCCGGCCGGACCGGAGCCGGAAGGCGCGGACCTGGACGCGGACACGGTGCCCACTGTGCGGGGCCGGGCGCTCGTCCCCGCGCGGGTGGCGGAGCCGGCGCCGGGAGAGCCCTGGGGGGCCGGGCGGGCGTCGCTGGTGCCCGCGGTGGCGCCCGGCGCGGACCGGCGCCGGATCGAGGCCCAGTGGTGGGCCGCGCACCTGCTGCGGGAGGCGCTGCTGCGGGTGGAGGACGCCGGGCCCCTGCTGCCCGTACTGCGCGCGCTGGCCGGGCGGATCGTGGTGCGCTCGATCGCGGCCGGCGGTTTCGTCCCTGAACGCCTGGGCGCGCTGGGCGAGTTCGGGCCGTGGTTCTGGCGGGCGGTGCCACTGGCCGAGCCGGACCGGCTGGAACTGCTGCGGGTGCTGCTCCCGGCGGACGGGCCGCCCGGCGCCGGGCGGGAGGACCGCTTCCTGAGCGTGGTGGCGGATCTGGTGCGCGAGCAGGGCGGGCAGGCGGTGCCCGAGGTGTGCGGGTGGTTCGACGACGACCGGCCGCTCCAGGCGGCGCACCCGTTCGCGGTCGGCGGGCGCCTCACCGTCGCCTCCGCCGCGCAGGCGCTCCTGCACACCCACAGCCGCCGCGCCCCCGACGCGCTGACCGAGGCGCTGGTGGACGCCGGGCACCCCGGCGCCGACGCGGTGCTCGTCGCGCTCGCCGAGGACCATCCGGGTGCGATCTGCCGGGCCGTCGACCGCTGGGCGCACGACCCGCGCCCGGACCGCCGGGTCGCCGCCGCCACGTACGGCGCCCGGGTCGCGCCCTTCGCCCGCGGGCCCGCCGATCGCGAACTGCTCCGGTACGCGGCCCTCGCGCTGCTCGCCCGGGCCGACGAAACCGGTCTACACGGCGCGGCGTTGGGAGTGCTGGTCCGCGACCCCGCGACCCGGGTGCGCTATCTGCCGGCGGCGCTGCGCGGGTTCGCCGCGGGCGATCCGGGCCTCGCGCCCGACGCGCTGGTCGAAGCGATGGACACCCACCCCGAGATGGTGCTCGACGCGTTTCGGACGAGGTTGCGCGCCGCGGGCGGTGACGGGGGCGGGAGCGAAGACGCGGGCACGGGCGCGGGCGTCGGGGAGGGTTCGGCGGGCGCCGCGCCCGGGCGTCGTACGGCGTTGCGTGCTGCCGAGGTGCTGGCCGCGCTCGCCGCCGTCAGGGAACCGGTGCTCGCGCGGAGGGCAGCCGTCCTCGTCCAGGACCACCTCCAGCAGCACCCGGAGGCCGCGCCCGACGTCGCCCGTTACCTCGACCTGCGGCTCGAACACGGCCCCGGCGCAAGGCCGTTGCTGCGTACCCTCACCGCCGCCCTGCTGCGCGACCACCCCGCACCGATCAGGTCGGCCCTGCTGCCGGTCTTCGCCACCCCCGGCACCCACCTGTCCCAGCCGCTGCGCCACGAACTGCTCGACGCCGCCCTGGAGACCGAGCGCGACCCCGACGTGCTCGCCGCGCTCCTCTCCGCCGCGGCCCTCGCCGCCCCCACGCAACACCCCCTGCTCACCCGCGACCTCGTCCACCGCCTCGCCCTGCTGCTCACCCGCACCCCCCAGGGCGCCGCCCGCTTCGACCGCACCGTGGTCGCCCTCGCCGCCGAGCACCCCTCCTTCGCCCACTTGCTGCGCACCTGGCTGACCGACACCACCTGGGACACCTTGCTGGGCCCGAGCGCCCGCCATGACCTCCTCGTCGCCTCCTGAGCCCGGCCAACGCGGTCACCGTGGACATCGCGGCCCTCGCGCGCCCAACTACCCGCGCCGACCGGTGAGTTCTCCGTCCCGACGGTGGGGATGGCCGGAACGGATCGGTCGGACGGCGCCGGAGGCGACACGTCGGCGACGGCGGAAAGTCTGGGCGGTGAAGAAGCGTTGCCCTTACGGGTAAGGGCCGTTGAGGGCGGTCGCGTGACCCGCGACCGGTTCCCGGAGCAACCCCCTGGGGGTGGCGGCCGCCGGAAGGAGCTGGCAATGGGCATGGGGATCGAGGGGATCGCGGGGATCGACGCCATGGCGCTGGCGGTGGCGCCGCTGGACAGCGCCGTGGCCGCCGATCCTTCCGTGGCCGGGGCGAAGGCGGCGAACCTCGCGCGGGCTGCCGCCGACCGGGCGCCGGGCGCCCCGGCGCCCCGGCGGGGACGACGCGCTGCGGGCGGCCTGGGAACTGCTGGTGGCGAGCGAGGCGAGCGGGAACAGTACGGGCGGCCCGGGTGACACGGGCGGTGCGCGCCGCACGGGCAGCGCCGGCCGCACAGGCATCGACACGGCGCCCACGGCGGGCTGCGGCGGTCCGGGACCTCACGACCCGGCCGCGCTGGTGGTCCGCTCCTCCTCCGCGCACGAGGACACCGAGGGCTCCTCGATGGCGGGCCGGTTCGACTCGGTGCTCGACGTACGCGGCTGGGAGGCGTTCACGCGGGCGGTCCGGCAGGTGCTGGACTCCGCGCTGCGGGCGGCGCCGGACGGCGGCGCGGGCACGGCCGACCCGCTGCACGGGATGGCGGTGCTGGTGCAGCCGATGCTCAAGGCGGCCGCCGGCGGCGTGATGCTCGGTGCCGACCCGGTGGAGGGCAGGTACGACCACGTCCTGGTCAGCGCGGTCACCGGCGGCCCCGACCGGCTCGTGGACGGCAGCACCCCGGGCGTGCGCTACCAACTCACCCGCCGCGGAAGGCTGTTGCGCACCGAGCCGGCCGCACCGCACGGCACCGGCCCGCTCGGCCGCCGCCGGCTGGCCCATCTCGTCCGGCTGGCCCGCCGTACCGAGAAGGTCTACGGCGGCCCGCAGGACGTCGAGTTCGGCTTCGACGACGGCGGGCGGCTGTGGCTCTTCCCGGCCCGGCCGATCACGGCGATGGCGGCCCGCCCGCCCAGGGGAGCGCGGCTGCTAGGCCCCGGACCGGCCGCCGAGACACTGCCGGGTGTCCTCCCAACCCCTGGAGGAGGACCTGTGGCTGGCCCCGATGAACCAGGGCCTGACCCTCGCCCTGGACATCGCGGGCGCCGCGCCCCGCCGCAAGTTGCGCAGGCTGCCGGTCGCCACCGCCGTGGACGGCCGGGCCGCCGCCGACCTGCGGCTGCTCGGCGCGGTGCCCGCCGCCCACCCGGTGCTGAACTTCGTCAACCCCGCTCCCGGCGCTCGGCGGGCCGCCGCGGCCTGGCGGGTCGGCCGGTTGCGTACGGCGCTGCCGCTGCTCGCCCGCGACCTGATGGCCGACGTCGACCGCCAGTTGCACCACTTCACCGCGCTCCGGCAGATGCTCAGCGGCGAGTTGCTGACCGCGGTCGCCTGGGGCCGTACGGTGCTCGCGTCGCTGCACGCGCAGGAGTCGCCGGCCGGCGCCCTGCTGGACACCGACGCCGGGAGCACCGCCGCGGGCGAGGCGCTCGCCGTGCTCGCCGAGGGCCGTGAGAGCGGCCGCTCCGACCACGAACCGGTCCGCCGGCACCCGGTGTTGCTGACGCTGCTGCCACCCTCGCTCGGCAAGCGCCCCGACCTGCCGGAGCACGTCGGCTGGAACGGCGTGCCGCGAGGCGTCGGTTTCCTGTCCGTACGGGAGGGGCTGCGGCTGCGCATCCGGTGGGTGCAGGAGATGCAGACGTCGATGGTGCGCGAGATCGGCAGCCGGATCGACGCGCACTACGCGCCCGATGAGCGGGGCCGGATCGCCCAACTGCGCTGGCGTGAACTCATGGCCGTGGCCGACGGCGGCGCCCGCCCCACCGGCCTCGCCGAGCGCTCGCCGCGGCCGGAGAGCGCGCCCTTGCCGGCGGCCTTCCGGATCGCCGCCGACGGGAGTCCGCAGGCGGTGCGCATCGGTCGCGGCGGCGGGGGTCGCGGTGCCGACGGCGGCGGTCAGGGCGCGGGCGGCGGCCACGGCACCGGTACGGCGTGGGACGGCGAGGGGCCGCGCCCGCCGCACCCGGTGCTGGTGGTCCGCACGCTCGACCCCGCGCTCGCGCCGCTGCTGCCCGGCCTCACCGGGCTGGTCGCCGAGACCGGCAGCGTGCTGTCCCATCTGGCGGTGCCGGCCCGCGAGTATCACCTGCCGACCGCCGTGGGGGTCTCGCGGGCCGTCGAGCGGCTCACCCCGGGCACGGTCCTCACGGT comes from Streptomyces sp. NBC_00448 and encodes:
- the truB gene encoding tRNA pseudouridine(55) synthase TruB, with the protein product MSPRKEGPSGLVVVDKPGGLTSHGVVSRMRRLAGTRRVGHAGTLDPMATGVLVIGVERATRLLGHLALTEKEYAATIRLGQSTVTDDAEGDVTSEASAAEVTRAAVDAGVAALTGAILQVPSKVSAIKVNGVRSYTRVREGEEFELAARPVTVSAFTVREMRVPDGAPGLLDLDVTVTCSSGTYIRALARDLGAGLGVGGHLTALRRTRVGPYDLTGARTLEQLEESFEVLPIERAAAAAFPRWDVDADQARLLGNGVRIGTPALGSGTHAAFGPDGRFLALVEEQQGHAKIVAGFAQ
- a CDS encoding serine protease; protein product: MAAVRSGGRTRAWAGWAGHTGEQAGGRTGAQDGAGGAGGGAGALIRVCDLAGRTRGTGFLADRDGTLITSHEAVDGLARLVLHAPGEQVCLVEAEAVTPLPGCGLALVATEGLDVRPLPIAPAGPGHPERRAVLRLPQAAAATVLGTTAVTYTATDRFHLIEGVYELALDGADLAEAGPQASGTPVVDAATGAVLAVVVTALHAGHRAGGFAVPLHAASPPAPLAELVARAAATVPAYGPHLNLAGALHLADTSVGSAGSAPEPWRDPVARPRIAAALDDFLGRRGEAAPLALGLVGEPGTGRSTELAALAARRHEAAHPAPTVWLRGAELRPGDGSVKDAVERALRTAARVVSAAGHAPGESQYAPLAYGMADATEDVAVLAHAAGRPLVVLLDAPEEMPPVLAHEIAGWAAATAGWLRISRARLVVACRPEFWEQAGAMLPAELLYVPGARGGEGTETEPGAPVRPLPPCVRLGDLAGTEAAEARERHGLPDAALRPRDAGHPLTLRLLSQVRAALGELAEEGPPPSRAEVFAAYLDAACLRIAVRLGAATPTSPPVRGRGLRRLAARVAGQAHEAARRCLGPGQGELDREAFEELFPWRTGWASAVLAEGLLVPAGAGYRFAHEEFGDWVQSLHLDLATALNALVHRWSPSAGHPVPPLVPGDAPVRLPSRAGGRSAGAGRGSGAGGAYGRSVPVPPVPPAPPVGPSGRPRSLPVPRHRAGPVVGALLLAAPESRAAYLGALVEVLDDGRPGWPGPARPPVRPVGPPAAAATAAWGRHPAGPEPEGADLDADTVPTVRGRALVPARVAEPAPGEPWGAGRASLVPAVAPGADRRRIEAQWWAAHLLREALLRVEDAGPLLPVLRALAGRIVVRSIAAGGFVPERLGALGEFGPWFWRAVPLAEPDRLELLRVLLPADGPPGAGREDRFLSVVADLVREQGGQAVPEVCGWFDDDRPLQAAHPFAVGGRLTVASAAQALLHTHSRRAPDALTEALVDAGHPGADAVLVALAEDHPGAICRAVDRWAHDPRPDRRVAAATYGARVAPFARGPADRELLRYAALALLARADETGLHGAALGVLVRDPATRVRYLPAALRGFAAGDPGLAPDALVEAMDTHPEMVLDAFRTRLRAAGGDGGGSEDAGTGAGVGEGSAGAAPGRRTALRAAEVLAALAAVREPVLARRAAVLVQDHLQQHPEAAPDVARYLDLRLEHGPGARPLLRTLTAALLRDHPAPIRSALLPVFATPGTHLSQPLRHELLDAALETERDPDVLAALLSAAALAAPTQHPLLTRDLVHRLALLLTRTPQGAARFDRTVVALAAEHPSFAHLLRTWLTDTTWDTLLGPSARHDLLVAS
- the rbfA gene encoding 30S ribosome-binding factor RbfA, with the protein product MTDTARARKLADRIRVVVAETLQRRIKDPRLGYVTITDTRVTGDLREATVFYTVYGDDEERAASAAALESAKGVLRSEVGRQTGVRFTPSLAFVADALPDNARTIDDLLAKARAADEEVRKTATDAQYAGEADPYRKPAEDDDLDDEAGTEGAEAASDDDGPATAAGDEDGRTQA
- a CDS encoding PEP-utilizing enzyme is translated as MSSQPLEEDLWLAPMNQGLTLALDIAGAAPRRKLRRLPVATAVDGRAAADLRLLGAVPAAHPVLNFVNPAPGARRAAAAWRVGRLRTALPLLARDLMADVDRQLHHFTALRQMLSGELLTAVAWGRTVLASLHAQESPAGALLDTDAGSTAAGEALAVLAEGRESGRSDHEPVRRHPVLLTLLPPSLGKRPDLPEHVGWNGVPRGVGFLSVREGLRLRIRWVQEMQTSMVREIGSRIDAHYAPDERGRIAQLRWRELMAVADGGARPTGLAERSPRPESAPLPAAFRIAADGSPQAVRIGRGGGGRGADGGGQGAGGGHGTGTAWDGEGPRPPHPVLVVRTLDPALAPLLPGLTGLVAETGSVLSHLAVPAREYHLPTAVGVSRAVERLTPGTVLTVDGGTGAVETVEAPYAGQAAPEPVADPAPGAASGAESAAGPVPEAVAVTGPRSEPLAVSEPPTEQPAEPVAVAARTAPPPDSTGPTGPDGDARGKGEGAAA